From the genome of Blastocatellia bacterium, one region includes:
- a CDS encoding response regulator — translation MGGKIKGHILCVDDNRDTCEMLTVLLGEAGYDVQYALSVSEGLSKARQGGFDLILLDWSFADGTGLDLCRQIRGFDQQTAILFYTGERNADATASALSAGAQDYLVKPVAVDRLLRAISEYVGDNP, via the coding sequence ATGGGCGGCAAAATCAAAGGCCACATTCTTTGTGTGGATGACAATCGAGATACTTGCGAGATGCTCACCGTCCTGCTCGGCGAGGCGGGCTATGACGTGCAATACGCTTTGAGTGTTAGCGAGGGGCTGAGCAAAGCCCGGCAAGGCGGCTTCGATCTGATCCTGCTCGACTGGAGCTTTGCGGATGGCACCGGCCTCGACCTGTGCCGACAGATTCGCGGCTTCGACCAGCAGACAGCCATCTTATTCTACACGGGCGAAAGGAACGCCGACGCCACCGCGTCTGCGCTCAGCGCCGGCGCGCAGGATTATCTGGTCAAGCCGGTCGCCGTTGACCGCCTGCTCCGAGCGATCTCTGAGTATGTCGGGGATAACCCATGA
- a CDS encoding response regulator has translation MRKKLLIVEDDATVREMLALILSEAGFCVVTAGDGLAGLDCAWCERPDLILTDLEMPLMDGIRMILRLRQEPDLQNIPVLVLSSVPAAKLAEAVGAGAREALQKPVQMGSLIELIRQILRQAAAD, from the coding sequence GTGAGAAAGAAGCTGCTCATAGTCGAAGATGACGCGACCGTTCGCGAGATGCTCGCCCTCATCCTCAGTGAGGCGGGTTTTTGCGTGGTCACGGCGGGAGATGGCCTGGCGGGCCTGGATTGCGCGTGGTGCGAGCGGCCCGACCTGATTCTGACCGACCTCGAAATGCCCCTCATGGATGGCATTCGGATGATCCTGCGCCTGCGCCAGGAGCCTGATTTACAGAATATTCCTGTGCTGGTGCTGTCTTCCGTACCCGCGGCGAAATTAGCGGAAGCGGTTGGCGCAGGAGCCCGCGAGGCGCTGCAAAAACCCGTACAGATGGGGTCGCTTATCGAATTGATCCGGCAAATCCTCAGACAAGCGGCGGCGGATTGA
- a CDS encoding M20/M25/M40 family metallo-hydrolase, whose protein sequence is MAAKGTTNTALDAFIKDTRNDFESKLAELVEVPTISMDPERQADIRRGAEMARQYLEQIGGRAEVIETPGNPVVFGRLETGAGNPTVTIYNHIDVQPANPEEWHKAPFTFFKDGDRYEGRGTTDDKGPALSAMTAARYAAESGVPLNINFIWELEEEIGSPNFEHFIKNNLARLETDSILVSDTIWISRKRPAIPYGLRGMMAMTMSLQTGEKDVHSGLTGGPARNPIGELCKLIAECYDADTGRVKIKGFYDDVRRASRKEVQSFLDSGFTTKKFKAAHELKDLRFDDPGRILKAIMAEPTFEVHGIAGGYQGPGVKTIVPYRAEAKVSTRLVPDQQPKQVFKLIRDFVRQKNPDVKLEAHGALGPYIGEFEGPYAEAATEAMKYAFGEKPAFTREGGSIGAVVTMEQYLKAPIVFLGLSLPEHGYHAKNENFDWGMASGGIKMFVRYLDAISRL, encoded by the coding sequence ATGGCCGCTAAAGGGACGACCAACACCGCCCTCGATGCCTTCATCAAAGACACCCGCAATGATTTTGAGAGCAAGCTCGCCGAGCTGGTCGAAGTGCCGACCATCAGCATGGACCCTGAGCGCCAGGCGGACATCCGCCGCGGCGCCGAGATGGCGCGCCAGTACCTGGAACAGATCGGCGGCCGCGCCGAGGTGATTGAAACGCCGGGCAACCCCGTGGTCTTTGGACGGCTGGAGACCGGCGCAGGCAATCCTACCGTGACCATCTATAACCACATAGACGTGCAGCCCGCCAATCCCGAAGAGTGGCACAAAGCGCCGTTTACGTTCTTCAAAGACGGCGACCGTTACGAAGGACGCGGCACTACCGATGATAAGGGGCCGGCGCTTTCGGCGATGACGGCGGCGCGCTATGCCGCCGAAAGCGGCGTGCCGCTCAACATCAATTTCATCTGGGAGCTGGAAGAAGAGATCGGCTCGCCGAACTTCGAGCATTTCATCAAGAACAACCTGGCGCGCCTGGAGACCGATTCGATCCTGGTCAGCGACACCATCTGGATTTCGCGCAAGCGCCCGGCCATCCCTTACGGTTTGCGCGGCATGATGGCGATGACGATGAGCTTGCAGACCGGCGAGAAAGACGTTCATTCGGGGCTGACCGGCGGCCCTGCGCGCAACCCCATCGGCGAGCTGTGCAAGCTGATTGCCGAATGTTACGACGCCGATACCGGGCGCGTGAAGATCAAGGGTTTCTATGATGACGTGCGCCGCGCCTCGCGCAAAGAAGTGCAGAGCTTTCTGGATTCCGGCTTCACGACAAAGAAGTTCAAGGCGGCGCACGAGCTGAAAGACCTGCGCTTTGATGATCCCGGTCGCATCTTGAAGGCGATCATGGCCGAGCCGACCTTTGAAGTCCACGGCATCGCCGGCGGCTACCAGGGGCCGGGCGTCAAGACGATTGTGCCCTATCGCGCCGAAGCCAAAGTCAGCACACGGCTGGTGCCTGACCAGCAGCCGAAGCAGGTCTTCAAGCTGATCCGCGATTTCGTGCGCCAGAAGAACCCGGACGTCAAGCTCGAAGCGCATGGCGCGCTGGGGCCGTACATCGGCGAGTTCGAGGGGCCTTATGCCGAGGCGGCGACCGAAGCCATGAAGTACGCCTTCGGGGAGAAGCCGGCCTTCACGCGCGAGGGCGGCTCAATCGGCGCGGTCGTGACGATGGAGCAGTATTTGAAAGCGCCGATTGTCTTCCTCGGCCTGTCGCTGCCCGAGCACGGCTATCACGCCAAGAACGAGAACTTCGACTGGGGCATGGCCTCAGGCGGCATAAAGATGTTCGTTCGCTACCTTGACGCCATCAGCCGCCTCTAG
- a CDS encoding gluconolaconase — MRKTLLAFTIVVLLSVAAFFIYRYATKPKPTDPNTRGRVTTFAGTGAPGSADGPRAAASFADPFGVVVDRRGNVLVSDGATNHIRLITPQGEVKTIAGAGEGYKDGPALEAQFNTPSAIAFNAAGNLIIADTSNNRIRKLSADYQTVTTIAGSGAQGFKDGAASEAQFDGPIGVAIDSQGNVYVADTYNDRVRKIAVDGNVTTLAGSFETPCGVAVDALGNLFIADTGGEEIHKIRPDGQVIHILAQAAGLANGSRRHTRPVALITTHDNFVYFTDAQSGGVGRINPDDSLVWVAGSRDGYADGTGEGAQFNRPSGIALDRDGNLFVADSQNYLVRKVDLVAPTDAPDNNAAAPEPFVQPATAPLTTNADAIIPRLDRSVLNITQSMPWPVAPQNQWHEVTGVVGEARGNFNGTALDHLHAGLDVRGVMGEPCLSVYDEKVADALPSWGFQQSGEGLHVGAFSYIHIRVGRNAAGQLQAPEKFKARLDASGKLAGVRVRRGARFRVGDFLGTLNQLYHVHLNLGPWNAIANPIQLPFVGFKDTVAPLIEPNGIEVVKAGAAADQPEAVFKEKRGGRLVVSGDIEIRVAAYDRVDGNIASRKLGLYRVGYQLLKADGSPAAGFEQPLVNMEFNRLPPGDDDVTVAYATGSGVSAYGTPTRFKYIVTNRVRDGVARPGLLRTSQLAPGDYLIRIFAEDFAGNHATGPATELAITISL, encoded by the coding sequence ATGCGTAAAACTCTTCTCGCCTTCACCATCGTCGTGCTGTTGAGTGTCGCGGCTTTCTTCATTTATCGCTACGCCACAAAACCGAAACCGACGGACCCCAACACCAGAGGCCGAGTCACCACCTTTGCAGGCACAGGCGCGCCCGGCAGCGCCGATGGCCCGCGCGCGGCGGCGAGTTTTGCCGATCCCTTTGGCGTCGTCGTTGACCGGCGCGGCAATGTGCTGGTGAGCGATGGCGCGACGAATCATATACGCTTGATCACGCCGCAGGGCGAAGTAAAAACGATTGCCGGCGCGGGCGAAGGCTACAAGGATGGCCCGGCTCTGGAGGCGCAGTTCAACACGCCTTCGGCGATTGCCTTTAACGCGGCGGGCAATCTCATCATCGCCGACACCTCGAATAATCGGATTAGAAAATTATCCGCCGACTACCAGACGGTGACGACGATTGCCGGCAGCGGCGCGCAAGGCTTCAAGGATGGCGCGGCCAGCGAAGCGCAATTCGACGGCCCCATCGGCGTGGCCATTGATTCTCAAGGCAACGTCTATGTCGCCGACACCTACAACGACCGCGTCCGCAAGATCGCAGTAGATGGCAACGTCACGACGCTGGCCGGCTCATTTGAAACGCCGTGCGGCGTCGCGGTTGATGCGCTCGGCAATCTCTTCATCGCGGATACTGGCGGTGAAGAGATTCACAAGATCAGGCCCGACGGCCAGGTCATTCACATTCTTGCTCAGGCGGCGGGACTCGCAAATGGCTCCCGGCGGCACACGCGGCCTGTCGCGTTGATCACTACGCATGACAACTTCGTGTACTTCACAGATGCCCAGAGCGGCGGTGTTGGCCGAATCAATCCTGACGATTCGTTGGTCTGGGTCGCCGGCAGCCGAGACGGCTACGCCGATGGCACGGGCGAAGGGGCTCAGTTCAATCGTCCATCCGGCATCGCGCTTGACCGTGACGGCAATCTCTTCGTTGCCGATTCGCAGAATTATCTCGTCAGAAAAGTTGATCTGGTCGCGCCAACGGATGCGCCAGACAATAACGCCGCCGCTCCTGAGCCATTCGTTCAGCCGGCGACCGCGCCGTTGACTACGAATGCCGACGCCATCATTCCCCGGCTCGACCGTTCCGTGTTGAACATTACACAATCAATGCCGTGGCCGGTCGCGCCGCAGAATCAGTGGCACGAAGTCACCGGCGTCGTCGGCGAAGCGCGCGGCAACTTTAACGGCACGGCGCTCGATCACCTGCATGCCGGCTTAGATGTGCGCGGCGTGATGGGCGAGCCGTGCCTGTCGGTTTATGACGAAAAGGTCGCCGACGCGTTGCCGAGCTGGGGATTTCAACAGTCGGGCGAAGGGCTGCACGTCGGCGCTTTCTCGTACATCCACATTCGCGTAGGCCGCAACGCCGCTGGGCAATTACAAGCCCCCGAAAAATTCAAAGCAAGGCTTGACGCATCGGGCAAGCTTGCAGGTGTCCGTGTGCGGCGCGGCGCGCGATTCCGCGTCGGCGATTTTCTCGGCACCCTCAACCAGCTTTACCACGTGCATCTCAATCTCGGCCCGTGGAACGCCATCGCCAACCCCATACAGTTGCCCTTCGTCGGATTCAAGGACACGGTTGCGCCGCTGATCGAGCCGAATGGCATCGAAGTGGTCAAAGCGGGCGCCGCCGCCGATCAACCCGAAGCGGTGTTCAAGGAGAAGCGCGGCGGGCGGCTGGTCGTCAGCGGCGACATCGAGATACGAGTCGCCGCCTATGACCGTGTGGACGGCAATATCGCCAGCCGTAAGCTCGGCCTCTATCGTGTCGGTTATCAGCTCTTGAAGGCTGACGGCTCGCCGGCCGCGGGGTTCGAGCAGCCGCTCGTCAACATGGAGTTCAATCGCCTGCCGCCCGGCGATGATGATGTCACCGTGGCCTATGCCACAGGCAGCGGCGTCAGCGCCTACGGCACGCCGACGCGCTTCAAGTACATCGTCACTAACCGCGTTCGCGACGGCGTGGCGCGGCCCGGCTTGCTGCGCACCTCACAGCTCGCGCCGGGCGATTACTTGATCCGCATCTTTGCCGAAGACTTTGCCGGAAATCATGCCACCGGCCCGGCGACGGAGCTGGCCATCACGATTTCACTTTAG
- a CDS encoding YCF48-related protein has product MHRNLRLILFACVLCVALVTGSCKWFRGNSNKNTSAPTKLARWVMQYRSPMSQGLSGNDLSESFYYSSIAVISPSLVYVGGDMRNPKNREDRVGVIVKTTDGGQTWTETILEQAGLADIRINSMAFANADTGYAVGRAQGNDALMFKTVDGGKTWAFTRLADMKQVPTAIFMADADTGWMGGATSVDADDEEGDPGGPSDLLMTTDGGKTWHAQVRLPVSIYDIQFLDKTTGWASGSKGAIYHTTNGGLTWDRQRSELETGEGFTMPGSEGAKQYDVNGICFVDADHGYAAARAREEEETGRIIGTTNGGATWTKQRIVADSGAHDLFFINANEGWILTDRGSYVYHTVDGNRTWLSEKRDLEFDPPVSRIAAADAQHVWAVGGGMIIVRQSD; this is encoded by the coding sequence ATGCACAGAAACTTGCGGCTCATTCTGTTTGCTTGCGTCTTATGTGTCGCACTTGTCACCGGCAGTTGCAAATGGTTCAGGGGGAATAGCAATAAGAATACCAGTGCGCCGACGAAACTGGCGCGCTGGGTGATGCAATATCGCTCGCCGATGTCGCAAGGGCTTTCGGGCAACGACCTCTCGGAGAGTTTTTATTACAGCTCGATTGCGGTGATCTCGCCGAGCCTGGTTTACGTCGGCGGCGACATGCGAAACCCGAAGAATCGCGAGGACCGCGTCGGCGTGATCGTCAAAACTACCGACGGCGGGCAGACCTGGACAGAGACGATTCTTGAGCAAGCCGGCCTCGCCGACATTCGCATCAACAGCATGGCCTTTGCCAATGCGGATACCGGTTACGCCGTCGGCCGCGCGCAAGGCAACGACGCCCTCATGTTTAAGACCGTAGATGGCGGCAAGACGTGGGCCTTTACGCGGCTCGCAGACATGAAGCAAGTGCCGACCGCTATTTTCATGGCCGACGCCGACACGGGATGGATGGGCGGCGCGACTTCGGTCGACGCGGATGACGAAGAGGGCGACCCCGGCGGCCCAAGCGATCTGCTCATGACCACAGACGGCGGCAAGACATGGCACGCGCAGGTGCGGCTGCCGGTGTCGATTTATGATATTCAATTCCTCGACAAGACGACCGGCTGGGCGTCGGGCTCGAAGGGCGCGATCTATCACACGACCAATGGCGGCCTGACCTGGGACAGACAGCGAAGCGAGCTGGAGACCGGCGAGGGCTTTACGATGCCCGGCTCTGAAGGCGCGAAACAGTATGACGTGAATGGCATCTGTTTCGTGGACGCCGATCACGGCTATGCGGCGGCGCGGGCGCGCGAAGAAGAAGAGACCGGCCGCATCATCGGCACCACAAACGGCGGCGCAACCTGGACCAAGCAACGTATCGTCGCTGATTCCGGCGCTCACGACCTGTTCTTCATCAACGCCAATGAAGGCTGGATCCTGACCGACAGAGGCTCTTACGTCTATCACACGGTGGATGGCAACAGGACCTGGTTGAGCGAGAAGAGGGACCTGGAATTTGACCCGCCGGTATCGCGGATTGCGGCGGCGGATGCGCAGCACGTCTGGGCCGTCGGCGGCGGCATGATTATCGTGCGCCAGAGCGATTAA
- a CDS encoding M14 metallopeptidase family protein, protein MRYPLRPSPLTGLILFVAFLTLYSSGALAQTGRAARPRPARAAAPVPPPREVIGFTPGDDRKLASWSQITGYFKRLAQSSNRLRLEDLGKTTLGRPFVVAVISSPANLAKLDRLKEIQRQLADPRLIGSDDAKADALIREGRTVVLITCGIHSTEVGGPLVSMNIAYKLTSDDSPETREILDRCVVLLVPSLNPDGVDIVKNWYDKTLGTPAEGTGPPELYHHYTGHDNNRDWYAFTQVETQMTVDKIQNVWRPQIVHDIHQQGETGSRFFLPPYTEPWEPNVPPLIQAGVNLMGSAMAWEVTAEGKAGVVINGVYDAWTPARAYQHYHGGIRILSETASCRIASPTTVPFDRLTPQIGVDPKVRSWNFPLVWPGGEWRLANIVDYMQSGAFALMRNAARYRERWLTDFYRVGKDAVGERQPGEPFAFLIPPIMESSFWRNEGYYRLLAILNRGDVEVTEAGEPFEADGKSYPAGTKIILMRQPYGAFAKTLLERQHYPDLREYPGGPPRRPYDVTAHTLPLLMGVRVAAVNSAFKLPKEETPSLGTVNENDYRSKPRVGLYKSFAASMDEGWTRWIFDQLKKKIYWFELSYTSLLDAEVRAGNLRAKYDCIILPAQGAGSIVNGLSRDRYPAEVAGGITPAGVEALKKFVEEGGTLITFNEASQFAIEYLKVPVKNVLQGVAAKDFYCPGSILKIKFDPSDRLTRNAPPLEGTTDESIAWFEQGPAFETTGSEARTVARYGDAKEVLLSGWLLGAEKIAGKGAIVEVKRGRGRIVMFGFRPQYRGQSIASLPFVFNAIETAAK, encoded by the coding sequence ATGCGATACCCCTTGCGGCCTTCGCCCCTCACCGGGCTGATCCTGTTCGTAGCTTTTCTTACGCTCTATTCGAGCGGCGCGCTGGCGCAAACCGGCAGAGCCGCGCGCCCCAGACCGGCCCGCGCTGCCGCGCCTGTGCCGCCGCCGCGCGAGGTCATCGGCTTTACGCCCGGCGACGACCGCAAGCTCGCTTCCTGGTCGCAGATTACCGGCTACTTCAAGCGGCTCGCGCAGTCGAGCAACCGTTTGCGGCTCGAAGACCTCGGCAAGACGACGCTCGGTCGCCCGTTTGTGGTCGCCGTCATCTCGTCGCCGGCGAATCTGGCGAAGCTCGACCGTCTCAAGGAGATTCAGCGGCAGCTTGCCGACCCGCGCTTAATCGGCAGCGATGACGCCAAAGCCGACGCCCTGATCCGCGAAGGCCGCACCGTCGTGCTGATCACCTGCGGCATCCATTCGACAGAAGTTGGCGGGCCGCTCGTTTCGATGAACATCGCCTACAAATTGACGAGCGACGATTCGCCCGAAACCCGCGAGATACTCGACAGGTGTGTTGTCTTGCTGGTGCCGTCGCTGAATCCCGATGGCGTTGACATCGTCAAGAACTGGTATGACAAGACGCTCGGCACGCCCGCCGAAGGCACAGGCCCGCCGGAGCTTTATCATCATTACACCGGCCACGACAACAACCGCGACTGGTACGCCTTCACGCAAGTCGAGACGCAGATGACTGTAGACAAGATTCAAAACGTCTGGCGGCCACAGATCGTCCACGACATTCACCAGCAGGGCGAAACCGGCTCGCGCTTCTTCCTGCCGCCATACACCGAGCCGTGGGAGCCGAATGTGCCGCCGCTGATCCAGGCGGGCGTCAATCTCATGGGCAGCGCCATGGCCTGGGAGGTGACGGCTGAAGGCAAAGCCGGCGTCGTCATCAACGGCGTCTACGACGCATGGACGCCGGCACGCGCTTACCAGCATTACCACGGCGGCATTCGCATTCTCAGCGAAACGGCGTCGTGCCGCATCGCCTCGCCGACGACGGTTCCCTTCGACAGATTGACGCCACAGATCGGCGTAGACCCGAAGGTGCGGAGCTGGAACTTCCCCCTGGTCTGGCCGGGCGGCGAGTGGCGGCTGGCGAACATCGTTGATTACATGCAATCGGGCGCGTTCGCCTTGATGCGCAACGCGGCGCGCTACCGCGAGCGCTGGCTCACAGACTTCTATCGCGTCGGCAAAGATGCGGTGGGCGAACGCCAGCCGGGCGAGCCGTTCGCCTTCTTGATTCCGCCAATAATGGAGAGCTCGTTCTGGCGAAATGAGGGCTACTATCGCCTGCTCGCGATCCTGAACCGCGGCGATGTCGAGGTGACCGAAGCGGGCGAGCCGTTTGAAGCCGACGGCAAGTCATACCCCGCGGGCACAAAGATCATTCTGATGCGGCAGCCTTATGGCGCATTCGCCAAGACCTTGCTTGAGCGGCAACATTACCCGGACTTGCGCGAATACCCCGGCGGCCCGCCGCGCCGGCCCTATGACGTGACGGCGCACACCTTGCCGCTGCTGATGGGCGTCCGGGTGGCTGCGGTCAATTCCGCGTTCAAGTTGCCGAAGGAGGAAACCCCGTCGCTGGGCACGGTCAATGAAAACGATTACCGGTCAAAGCCGCGCGTCGGCTTGTATAAGAGTTTTGCGGCTTCGATGGACGAAGGCTGGACGCGCTGGATATTCGATCAACTGAAGAAGAAGATTTACTGGTTCGAGCTCTCCTACACTTCATTGCTCGACGCCGAAGTGCGCGCCGGTAATCTGCGGGCGAAGTATGATTGCATCATTCTGCCGGCGCAGGGTGCGGGCTCTATCGTTAACGGCCTGTCGCGTGACCGTTACCCGGCAGAAGTCGCGGGCGGCATCACGCCGGCGGGCGTCGAGGCGTTGAAGAAGTTTGTCGAAGAAGGCGGCACGCTCATCACCTTCAACGAAGCCTCGCAGTTTGCCATTGAGTATCTAAAGGTCCCTGTGAAGAACGTCCTGCAAGGCGTCGCGGCGAAAGATTTCTACTGTCCCGGCTCGATCCTCAAGATCAAGTTTGACCCCAGCGACCGGCTGACGCGCAATGCGCCGCCGCTTGAAGGGACGACGGATGAGAGCATCGCCTGGTTCGAGCAAGGCCCGGCTTTTGAAACCACAGGCAGCGAGGCGCGCACGGTTGCGCGCTACGGCGACGCCAAAGAGGTGCTGCTGTCGGGCTGGCTGCTAGGCGCAGAGAAGATCGCCGGGAAGGGAGCCATCGTTGAAGTCAAGCGAGGCCGCGGGCGCATCGTGATGTTCGGCTTCCGCCCGCAGTATCGCGGCCAGAGCATCGCGTCGCTGCCCTTCGTGTTCAACGCCATCGAGACGGCGGCGAAGTGA
- a CDS encoding M20/M25/M40 family metallo-hydrolase — translation MKRFTLISCIVLLTSLVALGVQKGGRAAQGPDRKALDTITADGLMRHIKTLASDEYEGRGPGTHGEDLSINYIAEQFKQVGLAPGNTDGTYFQKVPLVGITTKQDSPMKVKVAGRDMTLKFGDDFVARTVRVVEKTGFDADMVFVGYGVVAPEYGWDDYKGQDVRGKVLVMLVNDPPVPDPKNPKQLDDKMFKGRAMTYYGRWTYKYEIAAEKGAAGVLVVHEWNNQTNSGPAGYPWSVPKGSFTIENFDLVSKDKNMSRVNIEGWITEPKTRELMQAAGLSFDELKRQALRKDFQPVPMKAHAKLEIESTIRHIDSHNVIGKLEGADPKVKDEYVIYTAHWDHLGIGLPDARGDKIYNGALDNASGVAGLIEIARALKSAAPPPRRSILFLAVTAEEKGLIGSKYYAENPIYPLAKTLAEINMDGLNQWGTTKDMTVIGLGNSTLDDVLQTAAAERGRVLRPDAEPEKGFYYRSDHFNFAKQGVPALDPEGGIDYIGKPAGWGMKKRDEYTENDYHKPSDEIKPDWNLAGAVEDARLLMTVGYRVANADKYPEWKPGTEFKAKREAMLKP, via the coding sequence ATGAAGCGATTTACGTTGATCTCATGCATTGTTCTCTTAACCTCGCTCGTTGCCCTCGGCGTGCAGAAAGGCGGGCGCGCGGCGCAAGGGCCGGATCGCAAGGCGCTCGACACCATCACCGCCGATGGCTTGATGCGCCACATCAAGACGCTCGCCTCTGACGAGTACGAAGGGCGCGGCCCCGGCACGCACGGCGAAGACTTATCGATTAACTACATCGCCGAGCAGTTCAAACAGGTCGGCCTCGCGCCCGGCAACACCGATGGCACTTACTTTCAGAAAGTGCCACTCGTCGGCATTACGACCAAACAAGATTCGCCGATGAAGGTCAAAGTCGCGGGCCGCGACATGACGTTGAAGTTCGGCGACGATTTTGTGGCGCGGACGGTGCGCGTCGTCGAGAAGACCGGCTTTGACGCCGACATGGTCTTCGTCGGTTATGGCGTGGTCGCGCCCGAATACGGTTGGGACGATTACAAAGGCCAGGACGTGCGCGGCAAGGTGCTGGTCATGCTGGTCAACGACCCGCCGGTGCCCGACCCGAAGAATCCGAAACAGCTAGACGACAAGATGTTCAAGGGCCGCGCCATGACTTACTACGGGCGCTGGACCTACAAGTACGAGATTGCCGCTGAGAAGGGCGCGGCGGGCGTGCTCGTCGTTCACGAGTGGAATAACCAGACCAACTCCGGCCCCGCCGGCTACCCGTGGTCTGTGCCGAAGGGCAGCTTCACCATTGAGAACTTCGACCTTGTATCGAAGGACAAGAATATGTCGCGCGTCAACATCGAAGGCTGGATCACCGAGCCGAAAACGCGCGAGCTGATGCAGGCCGCCGGCTTGAGCTTTGACGAGCTGAAACGACAGGCGCTGCGCAAAGATTTCCAGCCGGTGCCGATGAAGGCCCACGCGAAACTGGAGATCGAAAGCACGATTCGTCACATCGATTCTCATAACGTCATCGGCAAGCTCGAAGGCGCTGACCCGAAGGTGAAGGATGAATATGTCATCTACACCGCGCACTGGGATCACTTAGGGATCGGCTTGCCGGACGCGCGCGGCGACAAGATTTACAATGGCGCGCTCGACAATGCATCGGGTGTCGCCGGATTAATCGAAATTGCCCGCGCCCTCAAATCCGCGGCGCCGCCGCCGCGCCGCTCGATCCTCTTTCTCGCCGTGACCGCCGAAGAGAAGGGTTTGATCGGCTCGAAGTACTATGCCGAGAATCCGATCTATCCGCTGGCCAAGACGCTCGCTGAAATCAACATGGATGGCTTGAATCAGTGGGGGACGACTAAGGACATGACGGTGATCGGCCTCGGCAATTCAACCCTGGACGACGTGTTGCAAACCGCCGCCGCAGAAAGAGGGCGCGTCCTGCGCCCGGATGCCGAGCCCGAAAAGGGTTTTTACTACCGCTCGGATCATTTCAACTTCGCCAAACAAGGTGTGCCGGCGCTCGATCCCGAAGGCGGCATTGATTACATCGGCAAGCCCGCCGGCTGGGGCATGAAGAAACGCGACGAGTACACCGAGAACGATTACCACAAACCGTCGGATGAGATTAAGCCGGACTGGAACCTGGCGGGCGCGGTCGAAGATGCGCGCTTGCTGATGACGGTTGGCTATCGCGTCGCCAACGCCGACAAGTACCCGGAGTGGAAGCCGGGCACCGAGTTTAAGGCCAAGCGTGAAGCGATGCTAAAGCCGTGA
- a CDS encoding RNA-binding protein — MRIFVGNLSYTTTEDQLADLFSEVGAVESATIVTDRETGRSRGFAFVEMDTDAGNQAIERFNGTEFNGRTINVNEARPRAERSFGGGGGGGRGGFGGNRGGGGGGGGRGGQRREPRW; from the coding sequence ATGAGAATATTCGTAGGTAATCTGTCGTACACGACGACAGAAGATCAACTGGCCGATCTGTTTTCTGAGGTTGGCGCGGTCGAATCGGCGACTATCGTGACTGACCGCGAGACCGGTCGCTCGCGCGGCTTTGCCTTCGTCGAGATGGACACGGACGCCGGTAATCAGGCCATTGAGCGGTTCAACGGCACCGAGTTCAATGGTCGGACGATCAACGTCAACGAAGCGCGGCCTCGCGCCGAACGCAGCTTTGGCGGCGGCGGCGGCGGTGGCCGTGGCGGCTTCGGCGGCAACCGCGGCGGCGGTGGCGGTGGCGGTGGACGCGGCGGTCAACGCCGTGAGCCACGGTGGTAA
- the rimI gene encoding ribosomal protein S18-alanine N-acetyltransferase: MAATTQPVVGEMTEIDINECWHLDQRCFSDGEAYDRETIRYLLSHQQAVCYKAVSSSNEMLAFVVGMIEPDRTGHVVALGVDPEHRRLGLGRDLMRAVEQGFFKNGITTVRLEVRTSNDAAQKLYFNIGYKIVRRMPRYYTSGDDGYLMVKNLS; the protein is encoded by the coding sequence ATGGCAGCGACGACTCAGCCCGTGGTCGGCGAGATGACCGAGATCGATATCAATGAGTGCTGGCATTTGGACCAGCGCTGTTTTTCGGACGGCGAGGCATATGACCGCGAGACGATCCGCTACTTGCTGTCGCATCAGCAGGCGGTCTGTTACAAAGCCGTTTCGTCGAGCAATGAAATGCTCGCCTTCGTCGTCGGCATGATCGAGCCCGACCGTACGGGTCACGTCGTTGCGCTTGGGGTTGACCCTGAGCATCGCCGCCTCGGGCTTGGCCGCGACTTGATGCGCGCTGTCGAGCAGGGCTTTTTCAAAAATGGCATCACCACCGTCCGCCTCGAAGTCCGCACCAGCAACGATGCGGCGCAGAAGCTCTACTTCAACATCGGCTACAAGATCGTCCGCCGCATGCCGCGCTATTACACCAGCGGCGACGACGGCTATTTGATGGTCAAGAACCTCTCGTGA